In Candidatus Contubernalis alkalaceticus, the following proteins share a genomic window:
- a CDS encoding complex I subunit 5 family protein produces MFFAAEELNQASQVIVSSKLAWIVLVPMICSIIIYMVGCRNQLMRNLLSVAVAAYVLREVVSLYPLVQQGVVETQYLVLPLIEYSLSLRVDFLSFVFAALMSFIWFLATIFSWPYMEHEVCVSRYFAFFIFTLGACLGVVMSGDLIAFFLFFELMTFSSYVLVIHKEDKEAMSAGLLFLVMSIVGGLILLWGIFYILFGTGTVEIMPLLQKINEAGLNQPLIITLFLIGFGVKAGMVPLHIWLPRAHPVAPAPASALLSGLMIKVGAYGILRVILMIFTSTEILEGAQRYANWSNTFGYVVIWIGVVTMFLGAFLALQQTMAKRILAYSSVSQMGYILMGIGCAAYLGADGAMGFVGALYHIINHALFKAGLFMMVGAIYIHTHELDIEKIGGMIKKFPFIAGTFLVAAFGIGGIPGFNGYTSKTLIHHAIEKAYHLNHDPTLFIAEKIFVLTSALTVCYFIKLFRGMFLGEVPEKYDKEYKPSILEYIPLGVFAGCIMFIGLFPQVLYQNLIIPAMSGFTFDPYNIEKYILDLNFFTWPDIRAILIVLVLVAIIYPLGTKFNLFKLKFPVWVSMEYSIFRVMASVGWKICVFAQKYLDGGVNNFYMVSSRSMRKAADMTGNFEGKLMDFYEGTSDISRKATDFAGDFEGKLMDIYEGTSDMSRKATDLAGDFEGKLQDIYEGTSDISAKAKAAERNYRKRRVLGWNIKNINIAGMIMAFLISLFLFVFFIYSRFR; encoded by the coding sequence ATGTTTTTTGCCGCTGAGGAGTTGAATCAGGCAAGTCAGGTTATTGTATCCAGTAAACTGGCATGGATTGTGTTAGTTCCCATGATCTGTTCCATTATTATTTACATGGTTGGATGCAGGAACCAATTAATGAGAAATTTATTAAGCGTTGCTGTTGCTGCTTATGTGCTCAGGGAGGTAGTTTCTCTTTATCCCCTGGTTCAACAGGGAGTTGTGGAGACCCAGTATCTGGTTCTTCCGCTCATCGAGTACTCTTTGAGCTTAAGAGTAGACTTTCTAAGTTTCGTGTTTGCTGCTCTCATGTCTTTTATATGGTTTTTGGCCACTATTTTTTCCTGGCCGTATATGGAACATGAGGTGTGTGTAAGCAGATACTTTGCATTTTTTATATTTACCCTGGGAGCCTGTCTGGGAGTGGTAATGTCCGGTGATTTAATCGCTTTCTTTCTGTTTTTTGAGCTGATGACCTTCAGTTCATATGTACTGGTCATTCATAAAGAAGATAAGGAAGCTATGTCAGCGGGGCTGCTGTTTCTGGTCATGAGCATTGTGGGGGGATTGATCCTTCTTTGGGGGATCTTTTACATCTTGTTTGGCACCGGAACTGTGGAAATCATGCCTTTATTACAGAAAATCAATGAAGCAGGTTTAAATCAACCGCTGATTATTACACTATTCTTGATTGGGTTTGGAGTTAAAGCGGGTATGGTTCCTTTACACATATGGCTTCCAAGAGCCCACCCTGTGGCTCCTGCCCCGGCCAGTGCCCTTCTTTCAGGGCTTATGATTAAGGTGGGGGCCTACGGAATACTCAGGGTAATCTTAATGATTTTTACAAGCACAGAAATTCTTGAAGGGGCCCAGCGTTATGCCAACTGGAGCAATACCTTTGGGTATGTTGTGATTTGGATTGGTGTAGTGACCATGTTCCTGGGGGCTTTCTTGGCACTGCAGCAGACCATGGCCAAAAGAATTCTTGCCTATTCCAGTGTCAGCCAGATGGGTTATATCTTAATGGGAATTGGTTGTGCAGCGTATCTTGGCGCCGACGGAGCTATGGGATTTGTGGGAGCCTTATACCATATCATCAACCACGCTTTGTTTAAGGCGGGACTTTTTATGATGGTGGGAGCGATTTATATACACACCCATGAATTGGATATTGAGAAAATTGGTGGGATGATTAAAAAGTTTCCTTTTATTGCCGGGACCTTTTTGGTGGCTGCTTTCGGTATCGGGGGTATACCAGGCTTTAATGGTTATACCAGCAAAACTTTAATTCACCATGCTATAGAAAAAGCGTACCATCTGAACCATGACCCTACACTTTTTATTGCAGAAAAGATATTTGTTTTAACCAGTGCCTTGACTGTCTGCTATTTCATTAAACTTTTTCGAGGGATGTTCCTGGGAGAAGTACCTGAGAAATATGATAAGGAATACAAGCCTTCAATTTTAGAATATATTCCTTTGGGTGTTTTTGCAGGCTGTATAATGTTTATTGGGTTGTTCCCGCAGGTGCTTTACCAGAATCTTATTATTCCTGCCATGAGTGGATTTACCTTCGATCCATACAATATAGAAAAGTATATATTGGATTTGAATTTTTTCACCTGGCCGGATATAAGGGCTATTTTAATTGTTTTAGTGCTGGTGGCTATTATTTACCCATTGGGAACCAAATTTAATCTGTTTAAATTAAAGTTTCCTGTTTGGGTCAGCATGGAGTACTCTATCTTTAGAGTTATGGCATCCGTTGGTTGGAAGATATGCGTATTTGCTCAGAAGTACCTGGATGGTGGTGTTAACAATTTTTACATGGTCAGTTCCAGGTCAATGCGTAAAGCTGCTGATATGACCGGTAACTTTGAAGGAAAGCTGATGGATTTTTATGAAGGAACTTCGGATATCTCCCGCAAAGCTACAGATTTTGCCGGTGACTTTGAAGGAAAGCTGATGGATATATATGAAGGAACTTCGGATATGTCCCGTAAAGCTACAGATTTAGCCGGTGACTTTGAAGGAAAGCTGCAGGACATATATGAGGGAACCTCAGATATTTCCGCAAAGGCCAAGGCGGCAGAAAGAAACTACAGAAAAAGAAGAGTTTTGGGCTGGAATATTAAGAATATTAACATCGCAGGGATGATCATGGCCTTTTTAATCAGCTTGTTTTTGTTTGTATTCTTTATTTATTCCAGGTTTAGATAA
- a CDS encoding Maf family protein, producing MSQLILASASPRRASLLKQVGLEFQVIPSNFIEDNTLQMTKHMLTVFFARSKAEEVASRVNDGIIIGADTVVVSEHEFLGKPGSAEEAFVMLKKLSGTSHQVTTGLAVLDKKSEVIRTLYSTTNVWFRKLKDEEINSYIKTGDPLDKAGAYGIQGKAALFVKRIEGCYFNVVGLPLSELAGILTEFGIKIF from the coding sequence ATGTCTCAACTTATTCTTGCTTCCGCCTCTCCACGAAGAGCATCCCTCTTAAAACAGGTGGGCCTGGAATTTCAGGTAATTCCCAGTAACTTTATTGAAGACAATACGTTACAAATGACAAAACATATGCTGACCGTCTTTTTTGCTCGTTCCAAAGCAGAAGAGGTGGCTTCCAGGGTAAATGATGGTATTATTATTGGAGCTGATACCGTGGTGGTATCGGAACATGAGTTTTTGGGCAAGCCTGGTTCTGCCGAGGAAGCCTTTGTTATGCTGAAGAAGTTAAGCGGAACTTCCCACCAGGTCACTACGGGCCTGGCGGTATTAGATAAAAAGAGCGAAGTTATTAGGACCTTATATTCTACAACCAATGTTTGGTTTAGAAAGTTGAAGGATGAAGAAATAAACTCATATATTAAAACTGGGGATCCTTTAGACAAAGCAGGAGCATATGGCATACAGGGGAAAGCAGCGCTGTTTGTTAAACGAATCGAGGGATGTTACTTCAATGTGGTTGGACTTCCACTGTCTGAGCTGGCTGGGATTTTGACGGAATTTGGAATAAAAATATTTTAA
- a CDS encoding NusG domain II-containing protein: MFSRYDILIWIIIVALALGGMFYYYNIASSGEHFVSISVNSIEFEPIPLTESNNNFRKEIEGINGLTIIEILDQRVRVISSACPDKLCVHSGWIDKPGQLLVCLPNKVVVRIISDEQQDIDFYTN; the protein is encoded by the coding sequence ATGTTTTCTCGTTATGATATTTTAATCTGGATAATTATTGTTGCACTGGCCCTGGGGGGCATGTTTTATTATTATAATATTGCTTCCAGTGGAGAGCATTTTGTTAGCATAAGTGTAAATAGTATAGAGTTTGAACCTATTCCACTGACGGAATCTAACAACAATTTCCGAAAGGAGATTGAGGGAATTAATGGTCTGACTATAATTGAAATTCTAGACCAACGGGTCAGAGTTATTTCTTCTGCTTGTCCGGATAAGCTTTGTGTTCATTCCGGGTGGATTGATAAACCGGGTCAGTTATTGGTATGCCTCCCAAACAAGGTGGTTGTTAGAATTATCAGTGATGAACAGCAGGATATAGATTTTTATACCAATTAA
- a CDS encoding complex I subunit 5 family protein, whose protein sequence is MTTAINIIQGHSPALIVVTFLLFSYLTPVLDIWKKNWCAPLAIAAHVIALIFTGNLAWKVFTTGTVVYHMGNWAPPWGIEFVVDYLAVFMLITITVVSLLILIFATKDLGHELKDKVRSWYYTLYLLLVGAMIGLTITNDFFNMFVFMEIAAMAACGIIAIKEDKECVEASLKYLILSAVGTGCVLLSVAMLYMVTGHLNFTFAAEALIPALELYPNNILVALALFSAGFIVKAALFPLHVWLPDAHSSAPSPSSAILSGLVIKIYAYAYLKLLLKVFPGDIFSIVPIYDMILILASLSIFFGSVFAIVQEDIKRMLAFSSIAQIGYVFLGIGLANQAGLTGGVLHIFNHALMKSMLFLSAGAIIYCTGIRKIDQLKGIGAKMPLVMGVFSVGAMAMVGIPTTNGFISKLYLALGTLDAGKPFYLGVILLSSFLNVIYYFPIVINAFFGEPEGEEGNEIKVKNLPLQMSIPLLILAAGVMFFGVFPKHMLILVERAVAMF, encoded by the coding sequence ATGACGACCGCTATTAATATAATTCAAGGACATTCACCGGCTTTAATTGTAGTAACTTTTTTACTGTTTTCCTATCTTACCCCGGTGCTGGATATTTGGAAAAAAAATTGGTGCGCACCCCTGGCTATCGCAGCTCATGTTATAGCACTGATATTTACCGGTAACCTGGCATGGAAGGTTTTTACTACAGGAACTGTGGTCTACCATATGGGTAACTGGGCTCCCCCATGGGGAATTGAATTTGTGGTCGACTATCTTGCAGTATTTATGTTAATAACCATTACAGTTGTCAGCCTGCTGATTTTAATTTTTGCCACTAAAGACCTGGGACATGAACTAAAAGATAAGGTGAGAAGTTGGTATTACACTCTTTATCTCTTGTTGGTTGGAGCGATGATTGGCCTGACCATAACAAATGATTTTTTTAATATGTTTGTTTTTATGGAAATTGCGGCAATGGCTGCTTGTGGAATTATCGCTATTAAAGAGGATAAGGAATGCGTGGAAGCCAGTTTAAAATACCTGATATTAAGTGCTGTGGGAACCGGCTGTGTTTTACTGTCGGTGGCAATGCTTTACATGGTAACGGGACATCTTAACTTTACCTTTGCTGCAGAAGCACTGATACCAGCATTAGAGCTTTATCCTAATAACATTCTGGTGGCTTTAGCGTTATTTTCTGCTGGGTTCATTGTTAAGGCGGCTCTGTTTCCCCTTCATGTATGGCTTCCCGATGCACACTCATCAGCGCCATCCCCTTCCAGTGCAATCCTTTCGGGTCTGGTCATTAAAATTTATGCCTACGCTTACCTGAAGCTGCTTTTAAAGGTGTTTCCCGGGGACATATTCAGCATAGTTCCTATCTATGATATGATACTAATTCTAGCTTCTCTATCAATTTTCTTTGGTTCCGTCTTTGCCATTGTGCAGGAAGATATTAAGAGAATGCTGGCATTTTCCAGCATCGCGCAAATTGGTTATGTTTTTTTAGGAATAGGCTTAGCCAATCAAGCCGGGCTTACCGGAGGAGTACTTCATATCTTTAACCATGCTTTAATGAAATCTATGCTATTTTTGTCTGCTGGAGCAATTATTTACTGCACAGGAATTAGAAAGATTGATCAATTAAAAGGTATAGGGGCTAAGATGCCCCTGGTGATGGGTGTATTTTCAGTTGGGGCCATGGCCATGGTAGGAATACCTACCACTAATGGCTTTATAAGTAAATTGTATTTGGCGTTGGGGACACTGGATGCAGGGAAGCCTTTTTATCTTGGGGTTATCTTGTTAAGCAGTTTTTTAAATGTGATATATTATTTTCCCATTGTGATTAACGCTTTCTTCGGGGAGCCCGAAGGAGAGGAAGGCAATGAAATTAAAGTTAAGAATTTGCCGCTGCAAATGTCTATTCCTCTATTGATTCTGGCTGCCGGAGTTATGTTCTTCGGCGTGTTCCCCAAACATATGCTGATTTTGGTTGAAAGAGCTGTTGCTATGTTTTAA
- the radC gene encoding RadC family protein encodes MKFKKDHVTIKELPEEERPREKMIRFGAERVSNAELLAIIIRTGSRRESAIALAEKILSKAESLRELPLLTIEELMELNGVGLAKGVQIKAALELGRRMASSIKQEDKNVSSPKDVADYLMEEMRYYQKEYFKVILLNTKNQIISTELISIGSLNSSIVHPREIFSVAIKKVSASVILVHNHPSGDPTPSREDIEVTKRIIQAGDIIGITVLDHMIIGEGRYYSFREGGLI; translated from the coding sequence ATGAAGTTCAAAAAGGACCACGTCACTATTAAGGAATTGCCGGAAGAGGAGAGACCCAGGGAAAAAATGATTAGATTTGGTGCCGAAAGAGTTTCTAATGCTGAGCTTTTGGCTATCATTATCAGGACCGGAAGCAGGAGGGAGTCGGCCATTGCTCTGGCAGAAAAAATTCTTTCTAAGGCGGAAAGCTTGAGGGAACTTCCTCTTCTCACCATTGAAGAGCTGATGGAACTAAATGGTGTTGGTTTGGCCAAAGGAGTCCAGATTAAAGCGGCACTGGAGTTAGGCCGCAGGATGGCTTCCTCCATAAAACAAGAAGATAAGAATGTTTCTTCGCCAAAAGATGTGGCGGACTATCTTATGGAAGAAATGCGATACTATCAAAAAGAATATTTTAAAGTAATTTTATTGAATACAAAAAATCAGATAATCTCTACTGAACTAATCTCTATAGGAAGCCTTAACTCTTCTATCGTTCATCCCCGGGAAATATTCTCGGTTGCCATAAAGAAGGTTAGTGCTTCAGTGATATTAGTACATAACCATCCCAGTGGAGACCCTACTCCCAGCAGAGAAGACATAGAGGTTACCAAAAGAATTATACAAGCTGGGGATATCATTGGAATCACAGTATTGGATCATATGATTATCGGTGAAGGAAGATATTACAGCTTCCGTGAAGGCGGTCTAATATAG
- a CDS encoding MnhB domain-containing protein → MEDIIIRMISRISVPFIMVFGLYIILHGHLTPGGSFSGGAVLGSSMILFALAFDLEEGHKKLSHETSTLIETGGASWYVLLGFVGLYAGSGFLANKAGGFPMGVPGELVSGGMIALITLGLGLKVASTVITLFYNLIEGDAHD, encoded by the coding sequence TTGGAAGATATAATTATACGCATGATCAGCAGAATCTCGGTACCCTTTATTATGGTATTTGGATTATATATTATTCTACACGGTCATTTAACCCCGGGGGGGAGTTTTTCCGGGGGTGCAGTTCTAGGTTCTAGTATGATTCTTTTTGCCCTGGCTTTTGATCTAGAAGAGGGGCACAAAAAACTATCCCATGAAACTTCGACATTAATAGAAACAGGTGGTGCCTCCTGGTATGTTCTTTTAGGGTTTGTAGGTCTTTATGCAGGCTCAGGTTTTTTAGCAAACAAGGCAGGAGGTTTTCCCATGGGTGTTCCCGGTGAACTGGTCAGCGGTGGAATGATTGCGCTCATTACCCTGGGACTGGGATTAAAGGTTGCCAGCACGGTAATCACGCTGTTCTATAATCTTATAGAAGGTGATGCTCATGACTGA
- a CDS encoding complex I subunit 5 family protein: MEKTTSILPVFAALFPMVMTFVIYYVQRESTKLRNNLSVLTSIITFISVVAMYPIIADGKIIVFELFEVLPDMGIVGTFRVDILSFCLALVASFVWMLATIFSIDYMSHEHAQNRYYPTLIFTLGACIGIFVVGDLFSFFIFFELMSVISYVLVVHEESEEALKAGYKYIIMTIIGGLSLLLGVINTYEISGSVSLDQIGLITEPTGLALATFIAFLIGFGMKAGMFPLHVWLPDAHPVAPAPASALLSGVMLKTGAYGLIRVFYNVFTPEFLQETGWIMIVTVLAVITILLGSAVALTQFDLKRRLAYSSIGQMGYILLGLSLFTHTALVGAVFHIFAHAIMKGCLFICAGAIIVKTGQRDIRELSGIGFKMPVTMIAFTTACLAMIGIPPLNGFLSKWNLALGSLEAGVPLFVIVLLISSLLNGLYYLPIIISAFFGQEAQEKKFKFDEVPFKMLLPITILALLCLIFGVSPINLPFDLSKLAADMLLGGGI, encoded by the coding sequence GTGGAAAAAACAACATCGATTCTACCAGTATTTGCTGCATTATTCCCAATGGTTATGACTTTTGTAATATATTATGTTCAGAGAGAATCCACTAAACTTAGAAATAACCTTTCAGTGCTCACTTCCATAATAACATTTATTTCTGTGGTTGCTATGTACCCAATAATTGCCGATGGAAAGATTATTGTATTTGAGCTTTTTGAAGTACTGCCGGACATGGGAATAGTAGGGACATTCAGAGTGGATATTTTAAGCTTTTGTTTAGCCTTGGTTGCATCTTTTGTTTGGATGTTAGCCACCATTTTTTCCATAGACTATATGAGCCATGAACATGCTCAAAACCGTTATTACCCAACGCTTATATTTACTCTAGGTGCGTGCATCGGAATTTTTGTGGTAGGCGATCTATTTAGCTTTTTCATATTTTTTGAATTAATGTCGGTAATATCTTATGTTCTGGTGGTTCATGAAGAATCAGAAGAAGCTTTGAAGGCTGGTTATAAGTATATTATTATGACTATTATAGGTGGTTTGAGTTTACTGTTAGGGGTTATTAATACCTATGAGATTTCCGGTTCGGTCAGCCTGGATCAAATTGGGTTGATTACTGAACCGACTGGGCTGGCATTGGCAACTTTTATTGCTTTCTTGATAGGCTTTGGAATGAAAGCAGGGATGTTTCCCTTACATGTTTGGCTGCCTGATGCTCACCCGGTGGCTCCCGCTCCAGCCAGTGCCCTTCTTTCAGGAGTAATGCTGAAAACTGGAGCCTATGGATTGATTCGGGTATTTTACAACGTATTTACCCCAGAATTTTTACAGGAAACCGGATGGATCATGATTGTTACCGTTCTGGCTGTTATTACTATACTCTTAGGGTCTGCGGTAGCCCTTACACAATTTGATTTGAAGCGGCGGCTGGCTTATTCCAGTATTGGGCAGATGGGATATATTCTTTTAGGCCTATCTTTATTTACCCATACAGCCCTGGTGGGCGCAGTATTCCATATTTTTGCCCACGCAATTATGAAGGGTTGTCTCTTTATTTGTGCCGGAGCTATCATTGTAAAAACCGGCCAAAGGGATATTCGAGAACTTAGCGGCATTGGATTTAAGATGCCTGTGACTATGATTGCCTTTACTACAGCATGCCTTGCTATGATCGGAATTCCACCCTTAAATGGTTTTTTAAGCAAGTGGAACTTAGCGCTGGGCTCATTAGAAGCAGGTGTGCCGTTATTTGTAATAGTGTTGTTGATCAGCAGCTTATTGAACGGCCTCTATTATTTGCCTATTATCATCAGCGCCTTTTTTGGACAAGAGGCACAGGAGAAGAAATTTAAGTTTGATGAAGTGCCATTTAAGATGCTGTTACCTATTACTATATTGGCATTGCTGTGTTTAATTTTTGGAGTATCTCCCATTAATTTGCCCTTCGATTTATCCAAGTTAGCTGCAGATATGTTACTCGGAGGAGGAATCTAA
- a CDS encoding sodium:proton antiporter encodes MLMTDIALKLFDNMYYLVSMVLFIIGFHTMLTHSNLIKKVIGMNVMDTAIFLFFVSTGYVTGGVAPIIEPGVEQTYINPLPTALILTGIVVAVSVTAFALALIVKLYHHYGTIDAEEIMRIRSTE; translated from the coding sequence ATGCTCATGACTGATATTGCTCTGAAGCTATTTGACAATATGTACTACTTGGTGTCCATGGTGCTTTTTATTATCGGGTTTCATACTATGCTTACTCATTCTAACCTGATAAAAAAAGTCATAGGTATGAATGTTATGGATACAGCTATATTTCTTTTCTTTGTTTCTACCGGATATGTCACTGGAGGAGTCGCACCAATTATAGAGCCCGGAGTAGAACAGACCTATATTAATCCTCTTCCAACAGCTCTGATTCTGACTGGAATAGTAGTGGCGGTGAGCGTAACTGCTTTTGCACTTGCTCTCATTGTAAAGTTATATCACCATTACGGCACCATTGATGCCGAAGAAATAATGCGGATAAGGAGTACTGAATAA
- a CDS encoding rod shape-determining protein has translation MKFILRYFSRDIGIDLGTANTLVFVRGKGIVLREPSVVAIRRDTGGILAVGDEAKRMIGRTPGNIVAIRPMKDGVIADFDVTQTMLRHFILKAYRRKSILKPQVVVCVPSGVTEVEKRAVLDATNQAGAREAFLIEEPMAAAIGAGLPVEEPTGSMIVDVGGGTTEVAIISLGGIVTSRSIRVAGDEMDEAVVFHIKKNYNLLIGERTAEEIKITVGTALLNEEKDQETMQIRGRDLVTGLPKTQTINAKEIEIALADPVSSIIEAIKVTLEKSPPELAADIMDKGIVMTGGGALLHGLDALVSKETGMPVIITENSLDCVALGTGKVLGEIELLKRVAISPKKII, from the coding sequence TTGAAATTCATACTAAGATATTTCTCCAGAGATATAGGAATAGACTTGGGAACAGCTAATACCCTGGTTTTTGTCAGGGGAAAGGGAATTGTTTTACGGGAGCCCTCCGTGGTAGCAATCCGCAGAGACACAGGAGGTATTTTGGCTGTAGGGGATGAAGCAAAGAGAATGATCGGGAGAACCCCTGGCAATATTGTTGCTATTCGTCCCATGAAAGACGGAGTAATCGCCGATTTTGACGTTACGCAGACAATGCTCAGGCATTTTATATTAAAGGCTTACCGAAGAAAATCAATTCTTAAACCTCAAGTGGTGGTATGTGTCCCATCGGGAGTAACCGAAGTTGAAAAAAGAGCCGTATTGGATGCAACGAATCAAGCGGGTGCCAGAGAGGCTTTCTTAATAGAAGAGCCCATGGCTGCAGCCATTGGAGCAGGTTTGCCGGTGGAAGAGCCCACAGGCAGTATGATTGTGGATGTTGGTGGTGGAACTACTGAAGTTGCAATAATTTCATTGGGAGGAATCGTCACCAGTAGATCTATTCGAGTGGCTGGAGACGAAATGGATGAAGCTGTGGTCTTTCATATTAAGAAGAACTATAACCTGTTAATTGGAGAAAGGACCGCGGAGGAAATTAAAATTACCGTTGGAACTGCATTATTAAACGAAGAAAAAGATCAGGAAACCATGCAGATCAGGGGAAGAGATCTGGTCACGGGACTTCCTAAAACTCAGACCATCAATGCCAAGGAAATTGAAATTGCTCTGGCTGATCCGGTAAGCAGTATTATAGAAGCTATAAAAGTCACCTTAGAGAAGTCTCCTCCTGAATTAGCTGCCGATATTATGGACAAAGGGATTGTGATGACAGGTGGAGGAGCCCTGCTTCACGGCTTAGATGCATTGGTCAGCAAAGAAACCGGAATGCCAGTAATCATCACAGAAAATTCATTGGACTGCGTGGCCCTGGGAACCGGGAAAGTGCTGGGAGAGATAGAGCTTTTAAAAAGAGTTGCTATTTCTCCTAAAAAAATCATATAG
- a CDS encoding FAD:protein FMN transferase, which produces MRLRKAVEVLAVIIILAIIAFSIFKIYNQESIQRYSKTELLLDTVFEVAVFTEDEAEGNRLLRESFNEVRALEKVLSRFVSDSDVDIINNHAGVEPVEVSSDTLEVIKKGLYFGELSDGGFDVTIAPLMDLWGFGTGEQSVPSLEEIEQTLPFIDFRKIQVDERRNTVYLADEQMALDLGGIAKGYIVDRIVQFLQSQGVQTAFVNAGGDIRVIGSRIDSTPWRIGIRHPRERDSQEIIAVIPVVNQAVVTSGDYERYFTSDGDKYHHILDPHDGFPASGVISVTIVAPDCITADGLSTAVFILGPQKGLELLERLPEVEGVIIDNQDKLYVSSGLEDIIEIR; this is translated from the coding sequence GTGAGGTTACGAAAAGCAGTGGAAGTGCTGGCAGTAATTATAATATTGGCAATTATTGCTTTTTCCATTTTTAAGATATATAACCAGGAAAGCATTCAGAGGTACAGTAAAACAGAACTTCTTTTAGATACTGTTTTTGAAGTTGCTGTATTCACCGAAGACGAAGCAGAGGGAAACCGTCTGCTTCGGGAATCTTTTAATGAAGTAAGGGCTTTGGAAAAAGTTTTGAGCCGTTTTGTTTCCGACAGCGATGTAGATATAATAAACAACCATGCAGGCGTAGAACCTGTTGAAGTAAGCAGTGATACGTTAGAGGTAATTAAAAAGGGGTTATATTTTGGGGAATTGTCTGATGGGGGTTTTGATGTTACCATTGCACCCCTGATGGACCTCTGGGGGTTTGGAACTGGTGAACAGAGTGTTCCTTCATTGGAGGAGATAGAACAGACGCTGCCTTTTATAGATTTTAGAAAAATACAAGTAGATGAACGAAGAAACACTGTATATCTGGCCGATGAACAAATGGCACTGGATTTAGGCGGAATAGCCAAGGGTTATATTGTGGATCGTATCGTTCAATTCTTACAGAGCCAAGGGGTACAAACTGCCTTTGTAAATGCCGGAGGGGATATCAGGGTAATAGGCAGTAGAATAGACAGTACTCCCTGGAGGATAGGGATAAGGCATCCCCGGGAACGAGATAGTCAGGAGATTATAGCAGTGATCCCAGTGGTGAATCAGGCGGTGGTAACTTCCGGGGATTATGAAAGGTATTTTACCAGCGATGGTGATAAATACCACCATATCCTTGACCCTCATGACGGCTTTCCGGCATCCGGGGTTATTAGTGTTACTATTGTTGCCCCGGACTGTATAACGGCAGACGGTCTGTCTACGGCTGTTTTTATCCTGGGCCCTCAAAAGGGTCTTGAACTGTTGGAAAGGCTGCCGGAGGTGGAGGGTGTAATTATAGATAATCAGGACAAGCTTTATGTTTCTTCTGGCTTAGAAGACATAATAGAAATCAGGTGA
- a CDS encoding Gx transporter family protein yields the protein MSSTSKLVYLSLLITFAVVIHTIESLLVIPIPVPGAKLGLANIITLLALMLYGFKSGMLVSVMRSTIGFLIVGNVVSFSLSISGAVFSTAVMGLAFVCYRKKWINILTVSILGAVSHNVAQIVMASFVVNQFHLITVYLPVLLLLAIPTGVFTGLSAMYLHKIIVKNITISHSISE from the coding sequence ATGAGCAGTACTTCAAAACTTGTTTACCTGTCTCTGTTAATTACCTTTGCAGTAGTAATTCATACTATTGAATCGCTGCTGGTAATCCCTATTCCTGTTCCCGGGGCAAAATTAGGCCTGGCCAATATCATTACTCTCTTAGCTTTGATGCTTTATGGTTTTAAAAGTGGAATGCTTGTTTCAGTTATGCGCTCTACTATCGGTTTTCTTATTGTGGGAAACGTAGTAAGTTTTTCCTTAAGCATTAGTGGGGCTGTTTTCAGCACTGCTGTTATGGGCCTGGCCTTTGTTTGTTACAGGAAAAAATGGATCAATATATTAACAGTGAGTATCTTGGGGGCTGTATCCCATAATGTTGCTCAGATTGTCATGGCCAGTTTCGTGGTTAATCAGTTTCATTTAATTACTGTTTACCTTCCGGTACTACTGCTGTTGGCTATTCCCACAGGAGTATTTACAGGTCTTTCTGCCATGTACCTTCATAAAATTATAGTAAAGAATATTACCATAAGTCATTCCATCAGTGAATAA